From Granulicella sp. WH15, the proteins below share one genomic window:
- a CDS encoding EAL domain-containing protein, whose product MPTFFIQDSDSEGAAFQSALSYCLSQNHPTAHTTPAELSGHAEVVLDLLSEMIWTMRPDGSSEYFNRRWNDYTGSKAGEPGLGNWLNWVHPDDYCEVLSRWTQSNETDSPFVCECRLRHRSGDHRWFLVQARAQHNEYREVIRWLGSCTDIQELRARQQALEENTRLQRDMLDISVDCIKVINPDGSLAAMNKSGCVALGVSEDSGFGMRWLNLLPKEVHNRGGRALAMARQGKNARFPGLSQLPGQKPQYWDNILTPLVDEHGRTTAIFCVSREVTLQREAERRLRIASEIDSLTGLLNRRSLRIKLRHLIKNARRTGEQFGFLLIDLDHFKQVNDTLGHPAGDHLLQAISRRLKTSFSDSGIVARLGGDEFAIIIRNIRDEEDVRNAAGRALSQMTSPITYNGNQINGGMSIGCALFPRDAQDIETLSRCGDAALKELKANGRGGFRIFDARMMETIERAVAQFNLAAQILHNRVIEPRYQPKINLPDFSVIGFEALLSWRDPESGLQPASTLAETYRDYELATQLSCHLRKRVFSDMAAWKKTGTALLPISMNAAPAEFLRDDFAERLLRDLDKFHIEPSLIEIEITELALFARGSEFIVRALRKLREYGIRIVLDNFGTGCSSLAQLGDYPVDALTIDRTFVQRMHSEKAIDAIVQAIGMLASSLSLDVIAKGIENECQYDMLRGFGCLTGQGLYFGPLLSSAETMRALPKEQVAAP is encoded by the coding sequence TTCAATCGGAGATGGAACGACTATACCGGGTCCAAGGCGGGCGAACCAGGCTTAGGGAACTGGCTAAACTGGGTGCATCCGGATGACTATTGCGAAGTCCTGAGTCGCTGGACACAATCGAATGAAACAGATTCCCCTTTCGTCTGTGAATGTCGCCTCCGCCATCGATCCGGAGATCATCGGTGGTTTCTGGTTCAGGCTCGGGCACAGCACAACGAGTACCGTGAGGTAATTCGATGGCTAGGTAGCTGCACCGATATTCAAGAGCTGCGTGCTCGCCAGCAGGCCCTTGAAGAAAACACAAGGCTCCAGCGCGACATGCTGGATATCAGTGTCGATTGCATCAAGGTCATTAATCCTGACGGCTCGCTTGCCGCGATGAATAAATCAGGTTGTGTCGCCCTCGGTGTTTCGGAGGACTCCGGCTTTGGCATGCGATGGCTCAATCTCCTCCCCAAGGAAGTACACAATCGTGGAGGAAGAGCCTTGGCTATGGCCCGGCAGGGGAAGAATGCGCGCTTCCCTGGACTTAGCCAACTACCAGGTCAAAAGCCTCAGTATTGGGATAATATCCTCACCCCGCTGGTAGATGAGCACGGCCGGACGACTGCGATTTTTTGTGTCTCCAGAGAAGTGACGCTACAGCGCGAGGCCGAGAGGCGGCTTCGAATCGCGAGCGAAATTGATAGCTTGACTGGATTGCTAAATCGCAGGTCACTCCGAATTAAACTAAGGCATTTGATTAAAAACGCCCGTCGGACGGGCGAACAATTTGGTTTCCTTCTGATTGATCTCGATCACTTCAAACAAGTCAACGATACCTTGGGACATCCAGCCGGGGATCATCTCCTGCAAGCCATCTCCAGGCGCCTCAAGACATCTTTTTCAGATTCAGGAATTGTGGCTAGGCTTGGCGGCGACGAATTTGCGATCATCATTCGCAATATCAGAGATGAGGAAGATGTACGCAACGCGGCCGGACGAGCTCTTTCGCAAATGACATCTCCCATTACCTATAACGGCAATCAGATCAATGGGGGAATGAGCATAGGCTGCGCTCTTTTTCCGCGAGATGCACAGGATATCGAGACATTATCTCGCTGTGGAGATGCCGCGCTGAAAGAGCTGAAGGCTAACGGTCGCGGTGGGTTTCGCATCTTCGATGCCCGAATGATGGAAACGATTGAGCGCGCGGTAGCTCAATTCAATCTTGCCGCGCAGATCCTGCACAACAGGGTGATCGAGCCGCGGTATCAACCCAAAATAAACCTCCCCGATTTTTCCGTAATCGGGTTCGAGGCTCTGCTGAGTTGGCGCGACCCTGAATCCGGCCTGCAACCGGCTAGCACTCTCGCAGAGACCTACAGGGACTACGAACTCGCGACGCAGCTTAGCTGCCACTTGCGAAAGAGAGTTTTTAGCGACATGGCGGCCTGGAAGAAGACGGGGACTGCTCTGCTTCCAATTTCAATGAATGCTGCCCCGGCCGAGTTTCTGCGAGATGATTTCGCGGAACGCCTTCTGAGAGACCTCGACAAATTCCACATTGAGCCTTCATTGATCGAGATTGAAATTACCGAACTTGCGCTTTTTGCGCGAGGGTCAGAGTTCATCGTCCGCGCGTTACGAAAATTACGAGAATACGGAATACGCATTGTCCTGGACAACTTTGGTACAGGTTGTTCGAGTCTTGCGCAATTGGGAGATTATCCAGTGGACGCCCTAACGATTGATCGCACCTTCGTTCAACGGATGCACTCTGAGAAGGCGATCGATGCAATCGTTCAAGCTATCGGAATGTTGGCTTCCAGCTTATCGCTTGATGTCATCGCCAAGGGGATTGAAAACGAGTGTCAATACGATATGTTGCGAGGTTTCGGTTGCTTGACTGGGCAAGGTCTCTATTTCGGCCCACTACTTAGCTCTGCAGAGACGATGCGCGCGCTCCCTAAGGAGCAAGTTGCTGCTCCTTAG